The region tataaactaattCTTCAAGGCATTCATGTAGAAATGCATTCTTGACATCAAATTGGTGCCTTGAGCAGTCTAGGTATGTTGCATGTTATAGGAGAGTGCTAATTGTGTTCATTTTAAGCTATTGAAACAAATATCTTTTAATAATCAACACCACATGTTATAGTGTATCATTTCACCGCTAGACGTGTTTTGTATCTTTTTATTGatccattttttttatatgatagtgAAAATCCATTTGCACCTCTCTTTTATTCCAATCACATATATTCACCACTTCCTAGGTTTTCTTTTCTCCTAAGGACCTTCATTTCTTTATGACAACTCTCCATAAATTCTAGTATATCTTCTTGGATTGAAGTTAAGACTAATTTTGAGGTCAATTGAATAATAAATGCCAAAAATTCTGGTGAAGGATACAAAATAAGAAATAGGATATGATGAGTACATATTCTCACCTCATTTCTAACAATAATTTGTAAATTCAGATCCTTTATAGAAAGTTTGTTTAGATTTTCATTACCATTCTTAGATTTGATGATCGAGGGGTGTAAGTTAGTCAATCTTCTATTCCTCTTTTTTTTAAACCTTTCTTGTTAAGTTTATTATGGTGAAGGGGTAACCATTAGGTTGTATGGGTTGAATGCCCTATTAGGTAATATCCATTGTCACACAACCTTATTGAGTGGAGGAGTATATTAGGAAAATGCATTTAAGTTCTTTAAGATCAAGCTTTCCTCGAAGGTGACTATCTATATGTGACACCTACTAGGGTAGAATTTTCTCTCAAAAGACCTATGAGAAGATTCTTCAAGTGGTTATAAACCACCAACTCATCTCATACTTAGTCAATGTGAGATACTAATGATACACCCTCTTTAAAGTTGACTTCCATGGAAACCCACTTTATGGCCACCCACTATGCGACAACCCACTCTGTGGTGACTCACTCTACATCAACCCCTAAATGGTGTCCCACTCTATAGTGACACTCTATGCTAGCCCACTCTAAGCTTCTGTTAGGTCGCCTTTTTTCACGACGTGGATTCTCTTAGAGGGtgttggctctgataccatttgttacAACTATTTGGGTAGAACTCATTCTTAAAGAACTAGCCAATAAGAAGAGGGTCACTAACTAGTCCCATACTTGGTGGATATGGTATCctaacaaattcttaaagaacTTATGCAACCATGACACAACCTAATCATCAAGCAATTGAGGACAAATTTGCCTAAATTTTATAGTTGACTCATATGCTTActaacttttttgtttttttgttaagAATTAGTGGAGATAGTTGTTTGTATTAGAGAAAGTAGACTAAAGAAAAAACCCTAGTCAAACTCTAAATACTTTACATTTCACCCTGCCATAATTTTCTACTATCTCTTCACTCTGAGTGGAGTTTGTTGTTAAACACCACATCACAAGATTGTGGGATCACAATTGGAAAACCCAAGTTCTTTAGATGTCTATACAAAGAAATGATTAGCGTTCTCTTTGCTAACTCAATGCAAGCCTTTTGTATGGTTCTTTTAATAAAGTTAAATTTGGATTTAGCATTTGTGACCTCTTATAGTGCTTGCAATGTAAAATGAGCAAAATATGTGTGTATTCAAACATATTATGATGAAAAAGTATGataatttttgtagttttttgaAAAGCATAAATTTCATTGAAATCCTATGATGACATAATTTGGATGGTTGATTAAACTTTGAAGTTGTATAATAATTATTGTACATGATTGTCAATGCTTACGTATCTATACATTTACTTTGTGGATTGCAGATGGAAAAAACTATCTACAAGTCCACCCTATGTTTCTTCATTCCAATGCCACTTCACATAAGTGGGCATTTGGTGGTATGTTCATACTGTTTATATGTTGCTTCTATCAAATAATCTTGTTTTCATTCATAAAAATGCTACTTCTTATAGCGGGTAATGGAAGTCATCTTCACTTGAATTTAATCTGTGTTTTCAGCCATAGCAGAACTGCTTGACAATGCAATTGATGAGGTAAACCTTAATTGTTTAACTTGTCTTTTCTTAACATTGACCCTTTGAGTTTTTTTTCAATGAATGAATCAATGGACATAGACCATAAATTTGAgagaaaaacaaaattaaaattagtgtATGAGCTGGAATGGCACATTTTATATTTCTAGAAAGTTCAAGATTGTGTAGTTCCTTTAGGCTTATTATATGAAAGGAGTTGTTGTTTTCACAGGAGTTTAGTCAGGTGGCTCTTTTGCTTATTTCTCTTAGAAGCTGAATTTGAAACATATTAACTATGCTACCATTTAGTCTCACccttttttacttttaattaataaCGAAGTTCTTAAGTATGAAACTTTTTCTCTAATGATAATGTTGTGTAGTTTCAACTTGTCAGACAGTTTTGTAAACTTCACTCTCTTTTTGTTCTAAAAACTTGGATAGATCCGAAATGGGGCCACTTTTGTAGCTGTAGATAAAATCTTGAATCCAAGAAATGGAAATCCAGCCTTGTTAATTCAAGGTATTGTGTACAATCTTCATCTAACAATAAAATGTAGTTTGGAGGCATTGCCTTGTTTTTATTCATAATTATGTGTCTCCCAACTCAATGTTTCTAAAACTATATGTATTTTAATCAGATGATGGTGGTGGAATGGGCCCTGAGGCTATGCGGCAATGTATGAGTTTTGGCTTTTCAGTAAATAAGTCAAAATCAGCAATTGGACAATGTACAAATTCTAgccttgtttattttatttttatttttgtatgttatttaaattaattaacctATATAAGCTTTTCAGATGGAAATGGCTTCAAGACTAGTACAATGAGACTTGGTGCAGATGTTATCGTCTTCAGTCGCCACATGAATAATGGGTTTGTCAAATTTAATGTTATTAAATTTCCAAGTTTTGTAATTGGACAGTATATCTCCTTACCTTCTACCAACCATGGCCTTAATTTGTAACAAAGCATATCTCTACCTTCTATTCAAGTGGATATTCTTCTTTTCAGTTAATGATGTAGTGTCCcacttttttattattgattttgtaGTCTGTGAGTTATGATTGTATGAATATAGTGTAGCAGATGTGTCTGATATTTTGTAATCTAAAATTTATGTTCTTTCCCTTCTGAAAGTTAAATTTAGGTATCCTAAAACTTTGACATTTAGTTTAAACTAACATCCAGCAACTTATTAAGTGTATTTACATTTTTGGTCATATGAAGAATAATATGCGTAGGTCTTATTTCTATGGGCAGGATATTGACTCAAAGCATAGGGCTTCTCTCTTATACATTTTTAAGAACAACAGGCTGTGACAGGATAGTTGTACCTATGGTGAGCTTCATTGCCTAATATGACATTTAGTAGGCCTCTTTACTTCTATGAATTCTTGTTCATCTCATTTAATGTGTTAGTAGCTTTATGAATTCAAATGTTGGTACTTTGTTGTGGAGAAAGTCAGCAATTGAGGGTTTACTGTTTTGTAGTTTCACGTGTCTTATGGATTTTGGTTGTGTGCTGTTTGATTCATGTATTTAATAATTGCAGGTTCATTATAAGTATAATACATCAAATGGCACGTTGGACTTCTTGCATGGTAGAGagaattttatgtctaatcttttgATATTGTTACAGTGGTCTCCTTATGCCACAGAAGCAAAGCTTCTAAAGCAAGTAAGCTTTTCCATAATCGTGTCTATTCTGATAACTTGCTCGATCCTTTTTAAATACACACCCACCTGTACAAATATATAAATTAAGTTTGTTTTGCAATTCTTTTTCGTTTTTCAGTAAGTGACATTGATGATTTCTTTTACCGTATGAAGAGGCATTATCCTGAATATCTCAGGTttttttttcattggttattTGAATGTGTACTGTATACCTTCAATGGGTAGCACATAATTTTAACAAGTCATGTTTGTGCATGTGACTAGACTatgattataaatatattatgatGTACAATCACAATCTTTAAGCAAGTTAGAAAACAAAATGCTTTTATAACCTTTTGTATATTCACTACCCACAAAGGTACCTAAAACTTAATTATATCCCATTAATAGTTTAAATCTTCTCGCATATTATCTTAAAAAAATCCTCTTTTTTCCTTCTAACCAAATTGTCTTACAGATTGTCATACAATACTGACAATGTTTACTGCAAAGTGATGTGTTTAACATTTTCCTTTCTAGCCTCACTTTTATATCAGCTTTCAATTTTATGACAGTTTAATGACATTGGGTCTCACGGCACAAAAGTTATTGTCTACAACTTATGGTTTAATGATGATGGAGTTACTGAGCTAGACTTCAATACAGATCCTCAGGTAACTTGTTTTGTCTCTCTTTATTTTCCTCTCTTACAAAATGTATCTTTACTTATTTAGTGGCCTTATATGTTGATTGTTGCATTGCAGGATGTTTGTATTAGTGGGGATACTAGAAAAATTGAAACAATCCCTACTTTGATGTCAATAAATGAACAGCACATAGGCAACCGGTTCCAATATTCTCTTCGTGTAAGTCGATGGTAGAAAAACTTccaaacaaataggacaatcagAAATCAAAATTTTAACTGTAGTATTCTTGTGCCTTCAGGTCTACCTGTCCATCTTATACTTTCGAATACCAGAAAGTTTCAGAATAATACTTAGAGGGGCAGTTGTGGTACAACACAACATTGCAAATGATCTCAAATTTCCAGAATTTATCCTGTATAGACCTCATAGCTCAGGAACTGTGGAGGTTGGTTTTACTATGTTTTTTTAGTTATCTTCATCAAGTTTCAAGGTTACATGAACTCTTATTCCCAGGATGCAATTAGTAAAGTTTTGTTGGTATAGATTTAGTGGTGTTGAACTTGCAGCTCTCTGGTTTAACTTGAACTGTTTGCCCATTATTCAGGGTCAAGTTATTACAACTATTGGGTTTCTTAAAGAGGCTCCGGATGTCAGTATCCATGGCTTCTGTGTCTACCATAGAAATCGCCTAATTCTTGTAAGTATTTTTTACTTTAGAAGTTAATATTGTAGTGTGACACCGTGCTCTTGATATATGAATGAATATGTTCCATTTAGTATAAATCTATGGGATGTTTCCACTACCTCGCAAGTATAAGTTATTTCATGGGTATCGTACAATGCATTGATTTGATACTGTAGAGGCTGGGCATTTCATTATCTTGATTTTCTTCTTCTGTATTGTGTTTGTATCTTCAAAAATATGTGTTTTaattttaccaagtttttataGAAGCATATATTTTGACTTCAAGTGTTGCCGTACAATTTATTGTACTTGTacattatacatatatttacacTTTCTGGACCTTTGTCTTGTAACTGAGTTATCCATTAGTATTTTCAGGTTTCCTTATTTCGCTGCAATGTTTTTTGAAAGGTTTATTTTCTAATTTGTTGTATGTACAATCTCATATGAAACATTTTACGCTATCATTTCTCGAGAGCAATTTGCACATATAAGAGATCTTTACAGTATTGTCTTTCCTACAGCCTTTTTGGCAGGTCATAAGCTATAGATATAGTAAAGGAAGGGGAGTTGTTGGTAAGAACCTGCTACCTGAATCAGATTTCTTGGATTTTAAGATTGCAGAAAATGTGTtactaatttattattattatttatttcagGAGTGCTAGAAGCAAATTTTATTCAACCAACACATAACAAACAAGATTTTGAGAAAAGTTCTCTTTTTCAGAAACTTGAAGTTCGTCTAAAGGACATGACCTGGGAATACTGGTGAGCTTTTAAATCACttttgtattatgttatgtgtgaAAGGTTTTATTGTCCTTCCAGTACTTTGATAGGCCTGGCATTCAAATTATCTATGCTTAGGTGTAATATAAGCAGCTTATATGGCTGCAAGGGAGTGGATGCTTGGGTAGATTCTTTTCTTATCTAAGGACAGGTGGCATCGATGAGTTTGTTAGCTTTGAGAATAGAGACATTTTAGAAGAGTGTGTTCCCAATATAATTGGAAAAGGGTGAGTTAGGGAATTAGTACGGTAGTAAAGGAGATTTTGCTCTAGGAGGTTGATGAAATGGTGAGGAAAAAACTGTTTCTTACTATATTTCTATTCACTGATATTCTGTACATTAAATACAGGAATAGGTACCGATTCCTATTCCCAGGAATCCCAAAGATCAAAACATTAAAAACCTATTTTCTTCTAACTgtcaacactccccctcaagctggactatagatattgatgagtccaagcttgtttacaagaaaatcaaatattTGTTCAGATAGTCCCTTTGTGAGAATATCAGCAAGCTGTTCATTAGTATGCACATATCTAATGCTGATAACTCTGTCAATTTTTTCTTTGATGAAGTGACGGTCAACTTCCACGTGTTTGGTTCTGTCATGATGTATAGGGTTATGTGCAATGCTGATAGTAGATTGGTTATCACAGTAGAGCTGAATAGGGGCTtcatatttaattttcaattCTTCTAGTAGATGTTTGATCCATATAGCTTCACACACTCCATGAGCCATGGCTCTATACTCGCCATGTGGTTACATTCCCCCATACCATTGTGCAATATCCAGATAtagactttctatcatcaattAAACCAGCCCAGTTTGCATCTGTGAACACTTTAACCTTTCTCTCAGTTGTCTTCCTGAAAAAAAGACCCTTTCCTGGAGTTTGCTTGAGATATCTCAGAATTTGATACACTACATTGAGATGTCCTTGACACGGATCATGCATGTATTGACTGACTAGACTCACTGCAAAAGCAATGTCGGGTCTAGTATGTGAGAGGTAGATGAGTTTTCCTACCAGCTGTTGGTACTTCCCCTTGTCAACTGGACTTCtttcaaacattttctttttgtcTCTGAGCTCAATTGGAGTTTTGCTGGGTCTGCTTCCGAGCATTCCTGTCTCCTTTAGAAGATCTAGAGTGTATTTTCTCTGGGACACGGAAATACCTTTTTTACTTCTAGCAAATTCCATACCCAGAAAATATTTGAGAGCACCGAGATCTTTGACTTCGAACTCATTTGCCAACAtttctttgattgagtttatctcCTCAATGTGATTACCAGTGATaattatgtcatcaacatatacgatTAGTACTGCAATTTTTCCACTTCCTAAGTGTTTGACAAAGAGAGTGTGATCAGTCTGGCCTTGTATGTATCCAAGCCCTTTGACAACTTTCAGGAAACGATTGAACCATGCTCGGGGAGATTGTTTCAAGCCGTAGAGAGATTTGTTCAGTTTGCAAACTGTGGTTGTCTTGAGAGATTCTTCAAATCCCGGAGGCTGACTCATATACACTTCTTCTTCAAGTTCCCCATTCAAGAACGCATTCTTTACATCAAGCTGATGTA is a window of Humulus lupulus chromosome 4, drHumLupu1.1, whole genome shotgun sequence DNA encoding:
- the LOC133830297 gene encoding protein MICRORCHIDIA 6-like isoform X1; the encoded protein is MTIVDVVDLSSDDEPRELDVKPIKLEPNLVGSTLQPNKNSKVQFSKDQMCISSRHENEESEGLYASSTSHSILDQGQSPVEDACLLSTLSMSPAPICRQFWKAGNYNDALGSKIPVQNGKNYLQVHPMFLHSNATSHKWAFGAIAELLDNAIDEIRNGATFVAVDKILNPRNGNPALLIQDDGGGMGPEAMRQCMSFGFSVNKSKSAIGQYGNGFKTSTMRLGADVIVFSRHMNNGILTQSIGLLSYTFLRTTGCDRIVVPMVHYKYNTSNGTLDFLHGRENFMSNLLILLQWSPYATEAKLLKQFNDIGSHGTKVIVYNLWFNDDGVTELDFNTDPQDVCISGDTRKIETIPTLMSINEQHIGNRFQYSLRVYLSILYFRIPESFRIILRGAVVVQHNIANDLKFPEFILYRPHSSGTVEGQVITTIGFLKEAPDVSIHGFCVYHRNRLILPFWQVISYRYSKGRGVVGVLEANFIQPTHNKQDFEKSSLFQKLEVRLKDMTWEYWDHHCGYIGYQVKINYPVKKTQPPSSCHNFSDVGIAQESLGRSGQSLPNFESQHEQSLQMKRKEQWSFGEIHRLKKQAVGGVNNLTTSRDQLKDQEAAATLMQENKKLLAKCLEFEKEEEELHFKVTQLKSQIKEVSNEYSRLLAELQEMETIKPEKGV
- the LOC133830297 gene encoding protein MICRORCHIDIA 6-like isoform X2; translation: MFLHSNATSHKWAFGAIAELLDNAIDEIRNGATFVAVDKILNPRNGNPALLIQDDGGGMGPEAMRQCMSFGFSVNKSKSAIGQYGNGFKTSTMRLGADVIVFSRHMNNGILTQSIGLLSYTFLRTTGCDRIVVPMVHYKYNTSNGTLDFLHGRENFMSNLLILLQWSPYATEAKLLKQFNDIGSHGTKVIVYNLWFNDDGVTELDFNTDPQDVCISGDTRKIETIPTLMSINEQHIGNRFQYSLRVYLSILYFRIPESFRIILRGAVVVQHNIANDLKFPEFILYRPHSSGTVEGQVITTIGFLKEAPDVSIHGFCVYHRNRLILPFWQVISYRYSKGRGVVGVLEANFIQPTHNKQDFEKSSLFQKLEVRLKDMTWEYWDHHCGYIGYQVKINYPVKKTQPPSSCHNFSDVGIAQESLGRSGQSLPNFESQHEQSLQMKRKEQWSFGEIHRLKKQAVGGVNNLTTSRDQLKDQEAAATLMQENKKLLAKCLEFEKEEEELHFKVTQLKSQIKEVSNEYSRLLAELQEMETIKPEKGV